From the Thalassomonas actiniarum genome, the window ATGCCTTTAAAGCACATGTTGATCAATTGGCATCTTTGCACGATCATATTTCGCCTTTATATGTATACAGTAACCCGGAAGAAAACTGTCAGCCCCACGCCACAGGTTTTATTACCGAAGAATTAGTTGCCCGGCAATTACCACAAGACCGCGATGTCGAATTATATTTTCTCGGCCCGGTGCCCTTTATGCGGGCGGCGCTGAAAATAGCCAAGAACCTCGGCTTACCTGATGCTCAGGTACATTATGAGTTTTTTGGTCCGAGTGAAGAGTTAATCGCTTAAACAGGCATTTTCTAATGATGAACGGCAGGAGCCAGGCAAAAACCGGGTTTTGGCAAACGGACTTGCCTGGCTCCTGAGACAGCGAATATCTTAATGAAAACAAAGCTACCTGCCTGGTGGAAAACGCTGGGCATACAAGATGCCACGGCAGCAAGGGAGCAATTGCTCCTCGCCCTCGGTGGATTTTTAAGTATTTTTATTGTTTTTCTGATCAGCTATAAAGTTACCGGCCTTAAAGGGGCCGGAGCCATTTTACCTTCAATGGGAGCGGCAATAGTATTATTAATGGCAGCGCCCAAAGCAATTTTTTCCCGGCCCTGGGCCTTATTTACCGGTAATGTATTATCAGCCGTCGTCGGCGTTTGCTGTTACCAGTGGATAGGAGATAATTTTATTGCCGCCGGCAGCGCCGTTGGTTTGGCTATGCTGGTGATGTTCGCTAGCCGATGTCTCCATCCCCCGGGTGGGGCAACGGCATTAGCTGCCGTGGTGGGAGGAGATGTCATTCACGAACTAGGTTTTTATTATGTATTAACGCCGACCCTCCTGAATTGCCTTATTCTTTTTTTAGTCAGTTATAGCGTTAATCAGTTGATCGATAAGCGCCATTACCCTAAGCAGACGCAAACTTCAGGCACAAGTTGATGTTATTGAGAGCTGATAAAACTCCGCCGGTTTGCCGGTAACTTTCGATGCCGCATTATGCAAACCATTTAAGATTTTACAGACCAGTAAACTAACAGCAAAACAAAGGGCTACTCATGTCGAAGCTGATGGTAACCCGGTGATCTTGACTCATGGAGCCGGGCTAAGGTTTTGTCCGGTATATCAATGGTTGAAACGGTGAGTCCACTTACCATTGTTTTCTTTCTGGCAGTTTTCTTCGGTATCGAACCTTACCCGTTGTTTGATATCCCGAATCTTGAACCCGGCAGATGCCAGCTCTTTATCGATTAAACCGATCAGGTAGGTATCCTTGTGCCCGGCTCTGGCATCAAGAAGTTCGCTATTGGTATTAAAAACGCAGACCACAGCAAGGGAGCCGGGGAATGCGTTGTAATTGACAAAATGTGTTAACCAGACAAAACCGGCCACCTCTTCAAGGGCTGTTTCACAAACCTGAGTCAGCGCCTCTCTCAGCATTTTATCTAACTTCTTGTCGCTTTTTTTCATATCGTTGCTACCTGAGTGCGCACTACCGCATTTATCCTTGCCGGCAATTATAAAAGATCTGATGTCTTGTTTTGCAAATGGCTTATGGTATTGTCATAGCTGGTTTGCCAGTGATGGTAATCAAGTGCAACCGGCAGTTGCCGGTCATCCGTTTCCAATACCAGTGACGGAAAGCCCCGGATAGGCAAGTTCCTGGCAGCGGTAATTTCATCCATTAATTTTTGCTCAATGTCGCGACTAGTCAGCTGCTCTTTAAATAAGGTTTTATCAAGACCTATTGCGGCAGCAAGATCAGCCAGGGTGTCGAGATCAGAAGGGTTTTTCGCCTGCAGGTAATAGGCTTGCTGAATGGCCAGGTACATGGCCTGCTCTTTACCATATTTTCGGGCGATGATCACTGCCCGGCATGCCGGGTAGGTTGAACGCCTTGGACGGCAACGGGACCAGAAATCAAAATTAAACTCTGTGCCCAGTTGTTGGGAAATTTTATGCCAGGTTTGCTGTAAAAATGTTTGCATCTCATCGGGCATAGGGACATCACTATCCGGTGCCAATCCTCCGAGGAGATATTGGATCTCTACCGTCGTTTTCAGCTTTTCCTGTAAGCGCTGCCAGGTGGGGCGATAACCCCAGCACCAGCTGCACATAGGATCGTAAACATAATATAAAACAGGTTTTTTCATAAAATTATTCAGTTGAACCGCACATGTTGAAAGTTAAGCACTCGCCAGGCACTGCCTTTACCAAGCGTAAAATGCATAGGGCAGGACAATCATACTTATTATTGCCGCGCTTGTATGCCGAAGAATCTCCGGTATTCGATTTATACGACTAAATCTTGTTAATAATATGATAATAAATTAATAATATTTTGCTTCTTATGTGGTTATTAGCAATAATGGATTGCTCAAAGGCTTGGCCTGTTGATGAGCTGAATTTGCTTGTACGGCAAGTATTGATGCCCTGGTATTGTCTGGGTGTTATGCCAGCAGTAGATATTAAATGAAGGAGAATTTATATGGGATTGACTGTTGCTATTTTGGGTAAGTTTCCGCCTATTTCCGGTCAAGTGAGTACCTTGAATCTGTGGTTAGCCAATGGATTAGCTGAAAAGGGGGCAAAGGTTGTTGTTTGTACCGACGCCTATTACCCGCGCAAACAGTCGATACGCGCATCGCGCGATGATAGTGACTCCGATATCTGGCGTGAACTTCATCCCGGTGTTTCTGTGGTTTATGCACCCCATTTGAGTGATTCGGTATTTCTGCCATTTTCCGAGCTGGGTTATGTTTCCTATCTGGCGCAGGCACGAAAGACCATTTTGGAGCACAAACCCGATGTGATCTTCTCCCATTATCTGGAACCCTACGCCCTGGCCGGCAGTCAGATTGCGGATGAGTTGGGGATCCCGCATGTGGTGACCCATGCCGGCAGTGACATTGTCCGTTTGTGCGGCTCGGAAGACTTGCAGGCCTTATACCGCTCGGTATTGAAAAATGTCACCTATTTTGTCCCCAAATCCCGGATTGCCGGGGATGTTTTCTCCGCTTATTGTCCCACCCGTACGGTATCTCCCTATTTGCCGGATCCCAGGTATTTTAACAGCAGCAACAAAGCCGGTACCCAGGATTGGGGCAATCAGGATGAGCCTGTTTTTGGTTTTTACGGCAAGTTTGTCCACGGCAAAAAACTTGACGATATTATCCAGGCATTTCGCCACTATCGCCAAAGGTACGGCAAAGGCCGGTTATTGTTTGTCGGCGGGGAGATCGGCGGTAAATTCCATCTCCGCGAATATGTTGATGAGTCCCAAGAAGAGGCGATTGAGGTTCGCCGCTTTATCCCTAACTGGGAAGTTCCGCGCTTCCTCAACAGTTTAACGTGTCTGGTTTATACCAAGTCCAGTTATAAAGTGGCGCAACATGCGGCGATCATCTTGCGTGAAGCTGTTGCCTGTAACACCCCTGTGATTGCCACTCAGGAATCCCTGCTCGGCTGTCCGGACTCCCTGCTGGAATATGCGCAATTTAATTTTGTTGAACCCGATGCCGGGGCAGAGGCGCTCAGTTTTGCCATGGCTGAAATGGTGGAAGTTGGCCGCAGCACTGAAAAAGCAGGTCATGAAGAATATTTTCAGCGCGGTTACGCACAATATGTGGATTCCTGGTACCAGTGTCTGCTTGATGCCGCGGCCCGGAAAAAGTAAACGAGCAAAAATCAGTGGTTTAATGGGGGGCAGGGGGCCTGCCCTTTAGCCGAGCGGATATATCACTTAACCTAAGTTGCTGCGGGAAAAGTCCCCGACCAGTTGCCGACATAACCGGGAAAGTCGGCGCTCAGAGCCTGCATATCCATGTCCCGGTAACCAAGGCGTTGAAAGTCTTCGTTAAAGCGCTGCTGCCAGATTTTACTTTCCTTGTTACCCTGCACATGAATTTCCGGCAGGGTCACGGGAGCGCTGTCTCTATTATCCGCCCCCAGAAAGGCCCGGATGTTATCAGTTGTGCTGTCGGGATCTTTTGCCAGCTCTTCATAAGTGACAGATAGGGTTTTGCTTTTTTGTCCGCTTAAATACTGCTGCCAGCCCTCTTCCTGCCAGCGCAGATACTCACGACATTTAAGAATATGCCGGTAAACATATTTAGGTTGCTGCTTTTTTTCGGCGCTGGCAACCCAGGAATGGGTTTGCATCGACCGCGACAATGACACTGCCTGGGCGGTTTTGTTATCCCGGGTAAGAAAGACATAAGCCGTAGGGGCAAGTGCCTGCAGCATTTCAGGGTGAGCCGCTTGTAGCGCCACTCGGTGCGACCAGAATAATTTACAACCAAAGATACCGTTGGCTGATGTGCGCCATGTTTTCAGCTGTTCCAGGTATTCGCGGCTGTTTTGCGCCCCGAATCGACGGGCCAGTTGATGGCGGTAAGGCAGGTTCAGATACTCGGTAGGGCCGCCGAGCACGCCGGTTTGCCATAACTTCAGGCCAAGCAGGGTGCTGCCGCTGCGCGGTGTGGTGGCAATCATATAGGAGCTCAGCGGTTTGCCAGACCGCCGGGCATAGTCATAATGTTTGCTATAAAGATCATTAAGATGTCCGATCGACATTATCAAATTTCCTGTGTTTCTTTAGCGGCTGTTGCTATTTTTAAACCCAAATTTAGCATTGGTAGGCGAATTCAAGTTGAGTATGGGACTTGAGCTTTTGCCGGTGCAGTTTGCCGGTTGATGTCCTTGGCAAGCTGGAAACAAATTCTATTTGCTTGATATGGTGAGAGGGGGTTTGCTCGAAAGCCTGGCTTACCGTTGTAAGGATTTCATCGCGTATGCGCCGGGTTGGCCGTGTCCCCTCAACCAATAAGATAAAGGCTTTAAGCTGGATCACCCCATCGCTGTCGGGATGACCCACCACCACAGATTCGGCAACCTTGTCCACTTTCTGGATTTCGGCTTCAACGCTAAGCGGGTTAACCCAGTCGCCGCAGCCTACTTTTAGCAGATCGTCGCGCCGTCCCTGGAGAAAATAATAACCGTCCTGATCCCGGGTGAAGAGATCTCCGGTACGCACCCAGCCATCGCGAATGCGCTCAGCAGTGGCTACCGGGTCTTGCCAATATTCCCGGCAGACACTGTCTCCCTTAAACCAGAGCTCGCCGGTTTCACCGTCTTTAACCGGGGTCATTTCAGGGCCGCTAAGCAGCTGCACCTCATAACCTGCCAGGGGTTTACCCAGGCTGCCAGGTTTTGAGGCATCCGGGGTATTGGAAATAAAAATAGCATTGGCTTCCGTGGTGCCGTAGCCGTCGAGCAGGGGCACGCCGGGAAAAACCTCTTGCCAGCGCTGCGCCAGTGTCGGGCTTAATTTTTCACCGGCAACAACCGCCAGTCTCAGCTTGTTAAACGGGCCGTCGGGGCCGCTTTCCAGCATGGCTACCAGGTTTCTCGGCTGCCCGATAAAAATCGTTGGCGGCTGCAGCCGGGCATTATGCTCAAGCACTTCCTGTGTCGGTACCGGCTCTATCAGTATCGAAGCGGAGCCGGATAATAAGGGAAAGACCAGGTTGCAGCCCAGGGCGTAACCAAAAGAAAGTTTAGGTACGCACAGCACCACATCGTCACTTTGATATTTCAGTACCGGGTCAGCATAGGCCTTGGCACAGTGTAAAAGATCGATATGACGGTGGGGAATGCCTTTTGCCGGCCCGGTAGAGCCTGAGCTGAATAAGATATAGGCGAGATCATCACCGCTGCGCTCAACCACTTCAAAGGGGGCATCGGCGGTATCACGGGGAAATGGTACACGGCTTTGGCAGTCGATAAAGAGCAATTGGCAGTTTTCAAGCGCTTCAAGGGAAGAGCTCGTTGCTGCCAGGGCAAGCTTACAGTCGGTTTTATCTATGATATGCTGGGCTGCCTGCTGCGACAGCCCAGGGGCGGCCGGAACGGCAACGGCGCCGACCGACATGATACCGAAGAAGGCGCCGACAAAACCGATAGAATCTGGCATCGCCATCAGCACCCGCTCTCCCGGGTTAATACCAAGGGCGATAAGTTGCCTGGCGTAGCCGGCGGCGATATCCGCTACTTCCCGGTAGCTGAATGCCTGTCCGTCAATCAGTAAAGCCGTACGATCTGCTTGGCGCTTTGCCTGCTCAAACAAGGCGGTTATCGCCAGGTTTTTCGCGCTTTGTGTTTTATTCATCTTGCTAAATATCTCCAGTTTTCGCCTTGTTCACCCGCCTGTTCCCTTGAGCCCGTAGCGCAGGGGATGGCTGGCAAGTGCTGCGCCGTTAGTTCTGCACTTTTACCGTTTTGGCTGCAGCCTGCTGTTATTTTCAAAACCTGTCATCAGCCAGCCGCCAACGGGAGTGAGAATATCACGCGCCAATAAAGCAAGGGCCTGAGGTTTATTCTCCAGCAGCTCATGGTAGGCCTGGCGCAAGCGCCGGTTAATCTCAGGCGCCGCCGCTTCCAGGTGGTTGGCCAGGTGCTTGCCGCGGTGGGAAAAAGCCCCTTGCTGTTTGAGCAGTAAAGCAGAGAGCGGCGCAAACAGTGCCATGCCCGCCATCAGCGCCTGATCCTCTGTCTTACTGCGGCACAGCTCAGAAACCAGGCTGGTGACCGATGAACGGATAATATTGATTTGTTGTGCTGACGGGGCGTCCGGCCCGGTTTCAAGCAGGGCACTTGCTGCCTGCCTGGCCTGTGTGCTGCCTTGCCATTTATCGATAACCACCTCACCCAGGGCTAAAGCGCTGACGATCCAGTCATTGCCGCTATGTCGGGCATTGGCCAATAACTCCTGGATATGATCGGCGCCGGTCTCGATAACATCGAGGCAGTAGCCCTGGTGCGAAGCGATATGCTTGCGGATGCCGTCAAAGTTTTTGCGCACCACCATAACATCTATATCCGAGTAGGCAGTCATTTTTCCTGTGGTGGCGGAGCCGTGGATAAGCAGCAAGATCACATCAGGGATTTGCGCTTGGATATATTCACTGACCAGGGCCTTGAGTGCCTGAGCGGACAGAGATTTTTTTTGGCTTGCGCTGTCGGGGTAGATTTCCGCCAGCAGTGTCGCCATAGTGTCACTATGATGCATTGACCAGCTCCTCTTGTGTTGTTGCCTGTATCTGCCCGGAAAGATCCCGGATAAAGCTATGCAAGCTGGTTAACAGGGTTTGCCAGCCTTCATGGCTCTGGAAAATATGGCCTTCGTTTTGTACCGTGACATAATGACAGTCCAAATCTTCCGGCAGGGACATCATAAAATCAGAGCTGTGCTGCGACGGCGATATCGGATCCCTTTGGCCGTGCACCAGCAATAACGGGGTATTGATTTTCGGGGCATAGCTATCCAGGGCGGCAGTTAGCGAGTTGTCTTCACTATAAAGGTGGCGCCACGGCTGTAACGGCGGTATATCCGCGCTATAGACAGGATTAATGAAAGCGGCGCCGTCAATATCGTTATCGGCCAGATAAGCCAGGGCGGGCAAGCAGCCGAGACTGGCAGCGACCAGAAAAACCGGGCCGCTGCAGCGCTTACGCAACTGTTTGATAGCGGCGTCTATGTCTGTCTGCGCCGCCCGGGCATAAATCCCTTGCCGAACCCGCTTATCGCTGCCGCTCCCCAGGGCACCGCTGCCGTTAAGGCCAAGCAGCAAGCCGTGCTCACCTGTCAGTGCCTGCAGCTCTGAGCGGATACTGTAATGATAAAAAAGCCGCTCCGGCCCATTGGCAAAGAACCTGTGGGGGCCCATGACGTACAGTATCGCAAAATCAGGTGTTTTTTCATTGCCCGAAAAGACCAGCGCACCGGCCGGATTTTTCTGTGTTTGTTGTTGATGCTGCTTATTATTTGGTGTTTGCGGGACTTGCAGCCGCTGTGGCAAACTTTCCTGTGACAGGGTCCAGCGAGGCGCGCTTTCCAAAGTCTCAACCACCCGGATATAGTCCAGGTCATTTAGCCAGATTGCCTCACAAGTCGCCAGGGCCTGGTCCCGGTAAAGGTAGCCGTCACGGCCCAGGCATTGGCTGCGCCGTGCTCCGGCCGTTCTCGCATCTTTACCGCTGACAATCACGGTTTGCCCGTTTGGCGACCAGGACATCAGGTCAGCTTCCAGTGAGGCAGCATTCAGGCGCTGTCTTTGGCCGTTTTCGTCAATCAGGTAGAGGCCGGATACCGTATCTAATTCGCCAAGCAGTGCTATGTTTTGGCTATCAAGCACCCGGCAGTTGATTTGCAGCTCGGCAATGCCTACCCCGGCTAAGTTGTCGAAAAACGTTTTATTGTCTTTGAGGCGAAGCAGGGTAAAACGGCATTTCCCTTTGATTGGGCGATCTCCCAGCGCCAGGAAAAGCCCGGTTTGTTTTGCGCCTTTTAAAGAGACTTTATCAATATCCCGGCCTTCAAGGGCATAGCGGTAAATTTCTTCGCCATCTGGCGTGACAACCAATAAGTTGTCCATAGCCTGTTTTGCCAGGTAAACCGCACCCCCGATGGCGGCAAGTGCAAGAATATCCCGGCCCACCAGTTGCGGTTGTTCTTCCCCCGGGCTATCCAGTGAGGGGCACTGGTATAGACTCTCTCCTGCCAGTACCAGCAAAGCACCGCTGTCATCATATACCAGCTGGCTGACGGGTTTAGAGAAACTGTGGGTTTTCAGCCCCCCCTGCAGATCTGACTCATGCACATTTAAAAACTGCGATACCGCCAGCCGTGTGCCATCCTGGTGCCAGGCCGTTAAGGTACCGTCAGCGGTAGGGATCAGCTTAGGGCTGCGCCATAAATTGCTCCGGGTAGTTTTTGTATTGAGGAAACATTGGCTTTCCATTTTTCCCTGCGGCGACCAGCCGACGACGATTTCTGCCCAGGCCTGGCCGCAAGGCGAGGAAGAAAGCGCCAGGTAAAACGGCAACTCCGGGCTGTTTTGGGGAGAAATGCTAGCCACAATTTTGCTCTCCCTGCCCGGCAACCAGGTTTTCGATCAGTACTACCGCAGCCGATGCCGGCGGCAGTTGGTAGATTTCATCGGCAATTTTTTCTGCCGTCTCTTTGAAGCTGCTGTTGGCCAAGACCTGGAGAATTCTGTCCCGGATATTGTCAACATTGACATCCCCCGGGGCAATCATGCGCCCGGCGCCGGTACGTTCGCAGGCTTGTGCGTTGCGCATCTGAACGGCGCCGCCGCGGGGGATCACGATCAGCGGCAGGCCGTGGGCAAGCGCCGATACGGTTGAGCCGCAACCGCCATGGCACACCACAGCGTCACAGTGGGGCAGCAGCTGTTCATGGGGGATATAGCGTTCGATATGTACATTGTCGCCATGGCTGCCCAGGGCCGATGGATCCAGGTTTTCACCGACAGTGATCACCAGGTTGACTCCCTTGCCTGACAGGCCGTTAATAATATCGAGATAGATATCCGGTGCGGTATTATAGGTGGCAACCGTACCAAAAGTAACGTGAACAACCGGGCCGTCAGGCATGGCGCTTAACCAGGCGGGCGCCGTCGGTTGCTTAAGTTTTTCCGGTACCGCGGGCTGGATGGAAAAGGCGGTCTCAAGCGACAGGCCAAAAGGGGTTTGTAACATAGGCGGACAGGGATCGAGATATAAGGTCTTGAATACGCCGCCGTTGGCTGGTGGTGTTACTCCGGATTCGAGCCAGAATTCATTTAAGGCATTCTCCAGGCGTTCAAGCTGAAAGGCCGCCCGCATCGGTGACGGCCAGCCAACGGCTACATTGGGCAGGCCAAGCAGGTGACCGGCAAGGGGCGCCGCATATTCGCCTTCTTCATGTAACAACACATCCGCCTGCCATTCTTGTGCGATTTCCATCAGGGGTTTTAGCATGGCCCGGGGGGCTATCTGGGAAAACATCCGCGCTGCTTTTTGATCCGGGCGCAACACTTCCTGGTTTGGCATTGGCTCATCGGCGGCGGCGATCAGGTCGTCCATGTCCATACCGGCGGCGACGGCTTTAAAGCCATCGCCGTTGATTTCCCCGTGAAAGCCGGGGGCAATGGCAAAAAGAATTTCATGGCCGGCCGCCGCCAGGGCTTTGACCGTGGGCAGCATAGGGTGATAATGGCCTAAAGCCGGGATGCTGGAACAGAGAATTTTCATGATTATCTTTCCTTTTGTTCTTTCCTTTGAAATAAGCGTGTCAGCAGGGCTGAAATTACACGGCTTGTGCGTTGTTAACTGTTGACGCCGCATCCGGTACCGGCTGTTCGCTGATAAGCTGGTCGATAACTCCCCTGAACTCCTGCCAGGGGGCTTCGCGGAAATTATGTCCGGCAAGGATCATCGAAGCGCCGGCGAAAAACTGCTCATATTGCAGCTGGCGTCCGGCAAATTCACTGCCTACCAGATCCCAGATCAGGCGTACCAGTTTCAGGCGCTCACCGGCATCTATGCTTGGTGTGGTCCAATAGTTATTAAACAACGCCGACATTTGCGGATCCTGAAAAATAGAATGATCCGCCGGCAGGTTAAATGCACCGCCGCCAAGCAGGGTACGCAGCTCAGCGATAAACTTGCTGTAATGCTCTACGCTCCAGTTCAGGGCGGCATACATCATCCTGCGGTTATAACCCATGTAGCCGTTGGCCCAGCTTTCTCCCGCCTGGATTTGCCCGGCGATCATGGCGGATAAGGCGGCTTCCTGGCCTACCAAACGCCCCAGGGTCTCGCGTATAACCGGGATCTCTTCAAGGTTGTTGGCGCTTACCAGGCGCTCTGCCAGGCCGAGTATGAAGCCGAGTTTGCTCTGGACCCGGACATTGGACTGGTGGTTACCATAGACATGGGCCGGGGTGTTGATATAGATAGCGCGCGCCAGCTGCGGATCGTTATGAACAAAGACCCGATCCCACGGGATAAAGACATCGTCAAAAATCAGCACAGAGTCGGTTTCGTCAAATTTTGTGCTCAAGGGGGCATCCCAGTGGTGTTTTACCGTGTTTTCATAGGGACGGCGCGCCCACATCGACAGGCCGGGGGTATTACAGGGCAGCGAAAAGGTGATGGCTTCTGCTTTGTGCTCGGGGGCCAGGGGAATAATATTGCCGACCCAGATCTCATCGGCGAGAATGGCGCCGGTTGCCAGCATCTTCATGCCGCGCACGATCACCCCGTCATCACGCTCGGCCACCACCTGGCAGCTTGGCGAAGAAATATTCGGTCGTTGGTAGAACTCGGGATCCCGGCTGGTTTGCGGCGGCACCACGGCATGGGCGAGAAAAATGTCTTTTTGCCGTAAAAAGTCGTAATAGCGGCTGATATTGTCGGCATAAGGGCCAAACATTTGTGGTGCCGTAGCCATCCCGGTGATAAAGCTGGAAACATAATCGAGAGATCTGCCCATCAGGCCGTGGTGGTAAGACGCCAGTGTACGGTGTGCCGAGGTGCGAAACTCCAGCTCTTCACGTGTCTGTGCCATCTTGTAATAAGTGCTGAAAGCTTCGCCGTTTTCGGTATAAGAAAGTCCGGCGTCTGCCCGTTTTTTGTCATAGATATCGGCAATGGTGCGTGCGCCATGGCGAAACGCGTCATGTTGGCTGACGTCCTCCACTTTTTCATTGCCGATATAGACAGTTCGCCCATCACGCAGACCCGAAAGATACTGCTCGCCAGATTTCAGCATAAATCTATTCCCCATTAAAATCACAGACAACCGCTGTTGCCCGATATTTCCTTATCAAATCCATATTTAATTTATGGCTATTAGTACGAAAAATAAGGTTTTTGCCTTAACAAATGTAACATTTGGGTTACATTTGTTTTTGGTTTCTAAGAGCCATTATGAGCACTAAACTCGGTTTGACGTTATAAATCAAGCCTTAAAGATTAAAAAAATGAAAATAAATATTTTTGATAAAAAGCGATTGACAGCATGTACGAAGTGTATAGGATGTTAATTGCATGTTACGCATGCGTTTTTAAATTAAGTAGAAAAATCAATATAAATAAGGAGATTAAATATGTCTTATCAAACAGCTGAAGTAATGGAAGAGTTGAAGGACTTCGCACTTGAGTCTAGCGACTCTTCTGAAAACCAAAACGGTGCAGAAGCTGGTTGTCTGTCTTGCTCTTAATAGCAAACTAGGCAGAACCTAAAGGTAAGTGAGTGTTGTTTTACCTTTTGGTATGACTTCGCTCACTTTATTGATTTTTATGTTTTACTTAACTTCTAATGGATAAGAGACCAGGCTTGGCCGCCTAAGGCAAGCAGGGGTTGGGAGGGACCATGACCAGGTTAGCTGACTTTGAGCAGTCCGTGCTCACCATTCTTTCTTCAAATCTTC encodes:
- a CDS encoding HPP family protein, translated to MKTKLPAWWKTLGIQDATAAREQLLLALGGFLSIFIVFLISYKVTGLKGAGAILPSMGAAIVLLMAAPKAIFSRPWALFTGNVLSAVVGVCCYQWIGDNFIAAGSAVGLAMLVMFASRCLHPPGGATALAAVVGGDVIHELGFYYVLTPTLLNCLILFLVSYSVNQLIDKRHYPKQTQTSGTS
- a CDS encoding DsbA family protein, producing the protein MKKPVLYYVYDPMCSWCWGYRPTWQRLQEKLKTTVEIQYLLGGLAPDSDVPMPDEMQTFLQQTWHKISQQLGTEFNFDFWSRCRPRRSTYPACRAVIIARKYGKEQAMYLAIQQAYYLQAKNPSDLDTLADLAAAIGLDKTLFKEQLTSRDIEQKLMDEITAARNLPIRGFPSLVLETDDRQLPVALDYHHWQTSYDNTISHLQNKTSDLL
- a CDS encoding glycosyltransferase — protein: MGLTVAILGKFPPISGQVSTLNLWLANGLAEKGAKVVVCTDAYYPRKQSIRASRDDSDSDIWRELHPGVSVVYAPHLSDSVFLPFSELGYVSYLAQARKTILEHKPDVIFSHYLEPYALAGSQIADELGIPHVVTHAGSDIVRLCGSEDLQALYRSVLKNVTYFVPKSRIAGDVFSAYCPTRTVSPYLPDPRYFNSSNKAGTQDWGNQDEPVFGFYGKFVHGKKLDDIIQAFRHYRQRYGKGRLLFVGGEIGGKFHLREYVDESQEEAIEVRRFIPNWEVPRFLNSLTCLVYTKSSYKVAQHAAIILREAVACNTPVIATQESLLGCPDSLLEYAQFNFVEPDAGAEALSFAMAEMVEVGRSTEKAGHEEYFQRGYAQYVDSWYQCLLDAAARKK
- a CDS encoding Stf0 family sulfotransferase yields the protein MSIGHLNDLYSKHYDYARRSGKPLSSYMIATTPRSGSTLLGLKLWQTGVLGGPTEYLNLPYRHQLARRFGAQNSREYLEQLKTWRTSANGIFGCKLFWSHRVALQAAHPEMLQALAPTAYVFLTRDNKTAQAVSLSRSMQTHSWVASAEKKQQPKYVYRHILKCREYLRWQEEGWQQYLSGQKSKTLSVTYEELAKDPDSTTDNIRAFLGADNRDSAPVTLPEIHVQGNKESKIWQQRFNEDFQRLGYRDMDMQALSADFPGYVGNWSGTFPAAT
- a CDS encoding class I adenylate-forming enzyme family protein; the encoded protein is MNKTQSAKNLAITALFEQAKRQADRTALLIDGQAFSYREVADIAAGYARQLIALGINPGERVLMAMPDSIGFVGAFFGIMSVGAVAVPAAPGLSQQAAQHIIDKTDCKLALAATSSSLEALENCQLLFIDCQSRVPFPRDTADAPFEVVERSGDDLAYILFSSGSTGPAKGIPHRHIDLLHCAKAYADPVLKYQSDDVVLCVPKLSFGYALGCNLVFPLLSGSASILIEPVPTQEVLEHNARLQPPTIFIGQPRNLVAMLESGPDGPFNKLRLAVVAGEKLSPTLAQRWQEVFPGVPLLDGYGTTEANAIFISNTPDASKPGSLGKPLAGYEVQLLSGPEMTPVKDGETGELWFKGDSVCREYWQDPVATAERIRDGWVRTGDLFTRDQDGYYFLQGRRDDLLKVGCGDWVNPLSVEAEIQKVDKVAESVVVGHPDSDGVIQLKAFILLVEGTRPTRRIRDEILTTVSQAFEQTPSHHIKQIEFVSSLPRTSTGKLHRQKLKSHTQLEFAYQC
- a CDS encoding nucleotidyltransferase domain-containing protein translates to MHHSDTMATLLAEIYPDSASQKKSLSAQALKALVSEYIQAQIPDVILLLIHGSATTGKMTAYSDIDVMVVRKNFDGIRKHIASHQGYCLDVIETGADHIQELLANARHSGNDWIVSALALGEVVIDKWQGSTQARQAASALLETGPDAPSAQQINIIRSSVTSLVSELCRSKTEDQALMAGMALFAPLSALLLKQQGAFSHRGKHLANHLEAAAPEINRRLRQAYHELLENKPQALALLARDILTPVGGWLMTGFENNSRLQPKR
- a CDS encoding alpha/beta hydrolase; amino-acid sequence: MASISPQNSPELPFYLALSSSPCGQAWAEIVVGWSPQGKMESQCFLNTKTTRSNLWRSPKLIPTADGTLTAWHQDGTRLAVSQFLNVHESDLQGGLKTHSFSKPVSQLVYDDSGALLVLAGESLYQCPSLDSPGEEQPQLVGRDILALAAIGGAVYLAKQAMDNLLVVTPDGEEIYRYALEGRDIDKVSLKGAKQTGLFLALGDRPIKGKCRFTLLRLKDNKTFFDNLAGVGIAELQINCRVLDSQNIALLGELDTVSGLYLIDENGQRQRLNAASLEADLMSWSPNGQTVIVSGKDARTAGARRSQCLGRDGYLYRDQALATCEAIWLNDLDYIRVVETLESAPRWTLSQESLPQRLQVPQTPNNKQHQQQTQKNPAGALVFSGNEKTPDFAILYVMGPHRFFANGPERLFYHYSIRSELQALTGEHGLLLGLNGSGALGSGSDKRVRQGIYARAAQTDIDAAIKQLRKRCSGPVFLVAASLGCLPALAYLADNDIDGAAFINPVYSADIPPLQPWRHLYSEDNSLTAALDSYAPKINTPLLLVHGQRDPISPSQHSSDFMMSLPEDLDCHYVTVQNEGHIFQSHEGWQTLLTSLHSFIRDLSGQIQATTQEELVNAS
- a CDS encoding glycosyltransferase, which codes for MKILCSSIPALGHYHPMLPTVKALAAAGHEILFAIAPGFHGEINGDGFKAVAAGMDMDDLIAAADEPMPNQEVLRPDQKAARMFSQIAPRAMLKPLMEIAQEWQADVLLHEEGEYAAPLAGHLLGLPNVAVGWPSPMRAAFQLERLENALNEFWLESGVTPPANGGVFKTLYLDPCPPMLQTPFGLSLETAFSIQPAVPEKLKQPTAPAWLSAMPDGPVVHVTFGTVATYNTAPDIYLDIINGLSGKGVNLVITVGENLDPSALGSHGDNVHIERYIPHEQLLPHCDAVVCHGGCGSTVSALAHGLPLIVIPRGGAVQMRNAQACERTGAGRMIAPGDVNVDNIRDRILQVLANSSFKETAEKIADEIYQLPPASAAVVLIENLVAGQGEQNCG